One Staphylococcus ratti DNA segment encodes these proteins:
- a CDS encoding HNH endonuclease, producing MKMIKEIKGYEDILDCYFVNELGGVYSYSANGGKRRKEPKKLKQYVKTGGYLYVALMTNSKKVRYLRTHRIVAAAFIDNPNNKKYVNHIDEDRQNNNVTNLEWVTPRENNLHSLKKKMYVYTFNGDLEKTYLSTKECEKDGYNRGHACACARDETKSHKKRIFSYKPLTKEDVVQRLSKPHYLKGDPRNKNSVRE from the coding sequence ATGAAGATGATAAAAGAGATTAAAGGTTATGAAGATATTCTTGACTGTTATTTTGTAAATGAATTAGGCGGTGTTTATAGTTATTCTGCTAACGGTGGAAAAAGACGTAAAGAGCCTAAGAAATTAAAGCAATATGTAAAAACGGGCGGTTATTTATATGTAGCGCTAATGACCAATAGTAAAAAGGTTAGATATTTAAGAACTCACAGAATAGTAGCTGCGGCTTTCATAGATAACCCTAATAACAAAAAATATGTAAATCATATTGATGAAGACAGACAAAATAATAATGTGACTAATCTTGAATGGGTTACACCTAGAGAAAATAATTTACATTCATTAAAAAAGAAAATGTATGTTTACACTTTCAATGGAGATTTGGAAAAAACTTATCTGTCTACAAAGGAATGTGAAAAAGATGGTTACAACAGAGGCCATGCTTGCGCCTGCGCGAGGGATGAAACCAAATCGCATAAGAAAAGAATATTTAGTTATAAACCTTTAACAAAAGAAGATGTTGTTCAACGACTATCGAAACCGCACTATTTAAAAGGTGACCCAAGGAATAAAAATAGTGTAAGGGAGTAG
- a CDS encoding DNA-binding protein, which produces MTNMQNNATFGAYLELTKKQQAYIQIKTDTGAKDMDIAEQIDVNRATISRWKANDKFREGFKGYQAEHLQKQVPKALQTMISLLDAKSELVRFQASKDILDRTGYNPVEKQEIEHTGAVMFNDDIN; this is translated from the coding sequence ATGACAAACATGCAAAATAACGCAACATTCGGGGCGTACTTAGAATTAACGAAGAAGCAACAGGCTTATATACAAATCAAGACTGATACAGGCGCAAAGGATATGGACATCGCAGAACAAATTGATGTGAACCGAGCTACTATATCCAGATGGAAAGCTAACGATAAGTTTAGAGAGGGATTTAAAGGGTATCAAGCGGAGCATTTACAAAAGCAAGTGCCTAAAGCCCTACAAACCATGATTAGCCTATTAGATGCTAAAAGTGAGTTAGTAAGGTTTCAAGCGTCCAAAGACATTCTTGACCGTACAGGATACAACCCTGTGGAGAAGCAAGAGATAGAGCATACAGGGGCGGTGATGTTTAATGACGACATCAATTAA